The genomic DNA GATTCAGATTGGTCGTCGCAGACGGAAGAATGGAGTCTAAGGAGTTGAATCATTCTCTTGCAACGGACACAACCTTTGCCATCTACTCGTTTCTTGCATACTGCAAAGTGACGTATCAGAAGTTGGAGACCGTAACAAGTAGAGAAGGCACTGCACGGACCGGTTTTGACTTGAGATgttgacttgttgttgttgtctaagTTGCAAGATGGTCCGACTAGTGTGCAACCTTCGGTACATATATGTTCTATACATTCCATGGCTTCACTCAATTGCATATACAGATTCTGTTCTCGTCTGTGTCTCCGTCTTCTTTTCTTCCGCTGCAAGAAATTTACCCAAAACTATGATTAGAAGCTAATTCGAATAAATTCAATTCAAAATGCTAGTAATCAAAATATTGGTTACGGATCGAACCGTGAggatcaaacaacaaaacagagttttctTGAATACCAAGTTTTTACAAAAGAAGGTCTTGTGATGAGTAAAAATTACCGATTCAGCCTCGTCGATGAATTGGAGAATGTCGAGTTCAAGAAAAGGATCGTGTTCTTGAAGAAACTTCCAACCTTCGGTCTGTTCAACGGTCTTGAACTTGGACTGAATAAGACGCATACACTTGAGAAAGAGGTCAGGTGCGTCGCAGAGCCGAGCCAGCTGGAGAACATCGACCACGTTTTCGACGGTTACTGACTCACCAACGCCTTTAGTGCATCGCTGTTTTAACTGAGTCACCACGTACACGTGTGATAAAGCCAGTAGATGGATCCCATACGTTTTCATCTCCTTCTCGGTGAGACTACTAAACAAAGACAAGTCAGGGTATTTTAGTCATTGCGCAGTAAacttttgataattaaaagattttaaaaagacATCCCAGTTGAACTTTTCAAATTTGGTTCTAGGTTGTTTCGTCTAACCTATGTGTGTTGTGTTTCAcacatttttaaacaaaatcaatcacaatCTGGACATCAGCTGGTTGTGAGGTACTACTTTTAAAATTGGTATTAAACATTCATAAAGTTGAAAAGTCGAATTAGGTAAAAAGGTTTAAGTTTAAGAGGATGTATTTAGTTTGATTAAAGGTGATACTATGAATAAACGAACGAACCTTGGTGAATAGAGGAATCTGACGAAAACTGAAACGGCGTCGCATGGAACACCTAGAATCTTGATAACTCTCTTGGATGATCCGCCGTGGATTTTCCTAGGCTTCTCCATGATGTTCGTTAGTACCCGTGACGCTGAAgcctgcattttttttttaaaacaaaaccaaagattaaCAAACCAAACCCTACAAAAAGTTTGATCATATGAAGAACGTAAAAAGTTTCATCggggaaaaagaaaacttacgAGGATACCAGAGTGTGCAGGAATACGACGACGACCAGAGGTGATGATATCAACATCAGTTTCCACAAGATCGTATGAAACTTTATCAGCGTTTAACGAAACGTCGCCGACGTTTGTAGTAGCGGTTATAGCCATCGTTTTGcgttaagagagaaagagagtgatgGGTACGTGGCTTTTTAATTTTGGGTGGGAGGAGTTCTTAATTGAATGATGGAGAAGCATAGAGGCATGCTTCTCTGTGTTTTATAGACAGCTCAACGAAGCCTTTGGTCCTTTTCTGATTTACACGTGGCTTtctttatagataaaatatcttttttcttttattttgttatacaCACACTCGTTCTCGTGTATCTGATTCTctgtattttgttgttattctGAATAAATTTGTAACAATATTATATTAGTGAACTGTATTATCAGGAGTTTAAGGCTCTCAGATCTGTATTGTATGTGTATGTATGTTAGATAAGTCTCATGACTCATGATAAATAATTTGCGGCTGTCTTTTAACTGTATCAATTTTATTATAAGTCATTATGATATATAAAACTCCAGATTCAAATAATAGGTTGTGGTTTTGTTTTCCCCGTGTTAATGTCTTTTGATCATACAGATAATACCCATAATAATTAGCTTGGCTATTTAttgttacttaaaaaaaaaattatgtaccaAACAGAAAATAGAATAGTGttaatcaaagacaaaaaaattactgttgtaaaaaaaaaaaactaagtgatttgtgtaaaagttacaaatcttaGGTTATTCAatgatgaattttaaaaagtctcttaaaatccactattattgaaataataatttaaaaatttactttaaaatccactgttattcaaaacagtttgtgaatttggattttaataagttgtagGGAtcctggaggatttgagagaatttgtttagttaaaaatacacaaatccaaatctcatggttttaggtggaatttcaaagaattttactataaatcatatcaacttctttaaaatatatcaaatttttccAAAATCATTATTTCAACATACAACCCCTAAATAAATGTAAACAAacccaacaacaaccaaaaaaaaaagcccatGTGGACTTATGTCGTTTACGCTTGTTAATTGACTAATAAATGTacagattcttaaaaaaaaaaaattcttagcCTTACAAAATTATTGAGAtgatgttgaaaaaaaaatatatattgagatgatgattcaccaaaaaaaaaattattgagatgataaatatcattttttgttcCCAGTCGGAAAagtttgatacaaaaaaaaaatttcaataaaaacttttttttttggttaaaattcaataaaaactttatttcttcAATCCGAACTGATCATATCTGAAACTCTTGATGAGTTACATTGATCTAACTACGGTTACATATGTATAAAGTGTTTTGTAATATATCTTGTTATAAAATTCAATAGCGTTAATATGTCTCAAGCATTGTCAAATAGCCGCAGTGCCTCCtaacaaatattttcttattcccAACCTGATTATACCAACAGGATCTAACCTATAGATCATGATCATTATATTAGTGTTTAATTAGACCTTTCGATGT from Camelina sativa cultivar DH55 chromosome 2, Cs, whole genome shotgun sequence includes the following:
- the LOC104740894 gene encoding BTB/POZ and TAZ domain-containing protein 1-like isoform X2; translation: MAITATTNVGDVSLNADKVSYDLVETDVDIITSGRRRIPAHSGILASASRVLTNIMEKPRKIHGGSSKRVIKILGVPCDAVSVFVRFLYSPSLTEKEMKTYGIHLLALSHVYVVTQLKQRCTKGVGESVTVENVVDVLQLARLCDAPDLFLKCMRLIQSKFKTVEQTEGWKFLQEHDPFLELDILQFIDEAESRKKRRRRHRREQNLYMQLSEAMECIEHICTEGCTLVGPSCNLDNNNKSTSQVKTGPCSAFSTCYGLQLLIRHFAVCKKRVDGKGCVRCKRMIQLLRLHSSVCDDQSESCRVPLCRQFKKRGEKDKKMVEETKWKVLVRRVASAKAMSSLSQSKKNKSEVLFKEEAEDFIRIRNKLI
- the LOC104740894 gene encoding BTB/POZ and TAZ domain-containing protein 1-like isoform X1, with translation MAITATTNVGDVSLNADKVSYDLVETDVDIITSGRRRIPAHSGILASASRVLTNIMEKPRKIHGGSSKRVIKILGVPCDAVSVFVRFLYSPSSLTEKEMKTYGIHLLALSHVYVVTQLKQRCTKGVGESVTVENVVDVLQLARLCDAPDLFLKCMRLIQSKFKTVEQTEGWKFLQEHDPFLELDILQFIDEAESRKKRRRRHRREQNLYMQLSEAMECIEHICTEGCTLVGPSCNLDNNNKSTSQVKTGPCSAFSTCYGLQLLIRHFAVCKKRVDGKGCVRCKRMIQLLRLHSSVCDDQSESCRVPLCRQFKKRGEKDKKMVEETKWKVLVRRVASAKAMSSLSQSKKNKSEVLFKEEAEDFIRIRNKLI